The window GTCAGTAGTTCGTTATTTTCCATTATAGAAGTATCCACTGCGATATTTTTCTTCTCTTTAGTTAAAATACGATAACACTCATTTACTAAAATACGATAAAACCATGCATCAAACGATAAAGTGGAATTATAGGAAGATATATTGCGGTAAACTCTTATAAAAGTTTCTTGAACAGCATCCTTTGCATGTTCATCATTTCTCGTAATTGCTTTTGCTGTTCGAATCGCATAATTTTCATACATATCGTAAAACTGTTTAAAAGCATCACGACTGCCATTTCTAATTTTTTCTAAGATGTC is drawn from Psychrobacillus sp. INOP01 and contains these coding sequences:
- a CDS encoding RNA polymerase sigma factor, whose product is MNDDILEKIRNGSRDAFKQFYDMYENYAIRTAKAITRNDEHAKDAVQETFIRVYRNISSYNSTLSFDAWFYRILVNECYRILTKEKKNIAVDTSIMENNELLTEHSKENLSDLYSMIQNMADLYRIPILLKYIKGFSEKEIATILELNQNTVKSRLFNGRNLLKTQLEMMEMEGS